In Aquimarina spinulae, a single window of DNA contains:
- a CDS encoding S41 family peptidase, giving the protein MNKLIIILVLIFPFSVFSQDCDCETSFKWVKETFEKNDAGFSYVINQKGKEAYKKHNQEFFKKLINISNKTDCYELIRDWVTFFRKGHFEIRSLNQENVKSNNKNKKWETLNLEEDIFKKYLKNKEETYNYEGIWKSDPYTIGIKKINNEYKGFIIEANGSQWKKGQIKLVIKPDSSSIYYMGDYSSKTFQKTELLGNEYLQLGFVTLKRIFPESESNSIIKRYYKSISTEKPYIDRLNENTLLLRIPTFDTSQKKYTDSLIISNKNQILKTKNLVIDLRDNGGGSIRNYEELLPILYTNRILTVGEELLSTQRNNQRVKDFISNPNWSEEGKEWARKAYKKLSENEGKYVNLETTKVTTTKFDTIYKYPENIGIIINRQNASTTEQFLLAAKQSKKVKLFGQTTFGALDISYTYPAKSPCGDFELIYCLSKSLRIPEMTIDNKGIHPDYFIYDDVPKFKWIDFVIDRLN; this is encoded by the coding sequence ATGAACAAACTAATAATTATTTTAGTACTAATTTTTCCTTTTTCAGTCTTCTCACAAGATTGTGATTGTGAAACAAGTTTTAAATGGGTTAAAGAAACTTTTGAAAAAAATGATGCAGGATTCAGTTATGTCATTAATCAAAAAGGAAAAGAGGCCTACAAAAAACATAATCAAGAGTTCTTTAAAAAGTTAATAAACATCTCAAATAAAACAGATTGCTATGAACTGATTCGGGATTGGGTAACATTTTTTAGGAAAGGACATTTTGAAATTCGTTCACTTAATCAAGAGAATGTTAAATCAAATAATAAGAATAAAAAATGGGAAACGCTAAACCTCGAAGAAGATATATTTAAAAAATATTTGAAAAATAAAGAAGAAACCTATAATTATGAAGGAATATGGAAGTCCGACCCTTACACAATTGGGATTAAAAAAATTAATAACGAATATAAAGGTTTCATTATTGAAGCAAATGGTAGTCAATGGAAAAAAGGTCAAATAAAATTAGTTATAAAACCTGATAGTTCTTCTATATATTATATGGGAGATTATTCCTCTAAAACTTTTCAAAAAACAGAACTTTTAGGAAATGAATACTTACAATTAGGATTTGTAACTTTAAAAAGAATTTTTCCCGAATCTGAAAGCAATTCTATAATAAAAAGGTATTATAAATCTATTTCTACAGAAAAGCCCTATATAGACAGACTTAATGAAAACACACTCTTGCTTAGAATCCCTACATTTGATACTTCTCAAAAAAAATATACTGACAGCCTTATAATAAGCAATAAAAATCAAATCCTAAAAACAAAAAATTTAGTTATTGACTTAAGAGACAATGGAGGAGGTAGTATTAGGAATTATGAAGAATTATTACCTATATTATATACAAATCGAATATTGACTGTTGGTGAAGAATTACTATCGACTCAAAGAAACAACCAACGAGTTAAAGATTTTATCTCAAACCCTAATTGGTCAGAAGAAGGAAAAGAATGGGCTAGAAAGGCTTATAAAAAATTATCAGAAAATGAAGGGAAATATGTCAATTTGGAAACTACTAAAGTCACTACTACAAAATTTGACACCATTTATAAATACCCAGAAAATATCGGAATCATCATTAATCGACAAAATGCCAGTACTACAGAGCAGTTTCTTCTTGCTGCCAAACAAAGTAAAAAAGTAAAGCTATTTGGCCAGACAACATTTGGGGCATTAGATATTTCTTATACTTATCCTGCTAAATCTCCTTGTGGAGATTTTGAATTGATTTATTGTTTATCTAAAAGTTTAAGAATTCCTGAAATGACAATAGATAATAAAGGAATTCATCCTGATTATTTTATATACGATGATGTTCCGAAATTTAAATGGATTGATTTTGTAATTGATAGATTAAATTAA
- a CDS encoding suppressor of fused domain protein translates to MSFLKRLFGNKEKPIEKDFTDAEHQKDYELKSKGLEDVLGEMHDLVGHAIIPFAIGGAVDMYYFPNHIKGTGFATMELLDPDGNGPLKNRLGTYELVAFTKYDYNASKDPQTPFNLVERNACGFLTSIGMYSSQAVLNPKETIEIPNGEDEENTCLVFDLYEPNGKKFKIGDREHHLLLCLQLFRSEMDYARQNGSDELFKLLKEKGHYPYSDLDREAVI, encoded by the coding sequence ATGAGTTTTTTAAAAAGATTATTTGGCAACAAGGAAAAACCAATCGAAAAAGATTTTACAGATGCAGAACACCAAAAAGATTATGAATTAAAATCTAAAGGGCTTGAAGATGTTCTTGGAGAAATGCATGATCTAGTTGGCCACGCAATCATACCTTTTGCAATTGGCGGAGCTGTGGATATGTATTATTTCCCAAATCATATAAAAGGAACTGGATTTGCTACCATGGAGTTATTAGATCCAGATGGCAATGGCCCTTTAAAAAATCGCTTGGGAACATATGAATTAGTTGCATTCACAAAATATGACTATAATGCGAGCAAGGATCCCCAAACTCCTTTTAATTTGGTTGAACGAAATGCTTGCGGATTTTTAACTTCGATTGGGATGTACTCTTCTCAAGCAGTTCTTAATCCAAAAGAAACTATAGAAATCCCGAATGGAGAAGACGAAGAAAACACCTGTTTAGTATTTGATTTATACGAACCAAATGGCAAAAAATTTAAAATCGGGGATAGAGAACACCACTTATTACTTTGCCTACAATTGTTTAGAAGTGAAATGGACTATGCAAGACAAAATGGAAGTGATGAATTGTTCAAATTGCTAAAAGAAAAAGGACATTATCCTTATAGTGATTTAGACAGAGAAGCTGTAATATAA
- the lysS gene encoding lysine--tRNA ligase, with translation MQLSEQELVRREKLNALRNLGIDPYPAALYPVDYTSKQIKSKFEEGKKVIIAGRLMSRRIQGKASFAELQDTDGRIQVYFNRDEICPGEDKLLYNEVYKKLLDIGDFIGIEGELFTTQVGEKTVLVKNFTLLSKSLKPLPLPKTDKEGNTFDEFNDPELRYRQRYADLVVNPKVRDTFIKRTQIVNTIRNFYNEMGFLEVETPILQPIPGGAAARPFITHHNALDIPLYLRVANELYLKRLIVGGFDGVYEFAKDFRNEGMDRTHNPEFTVMEMYAAYKDYHWMMDTTEKLLEKVAIALHGTPEAQFGDNVINYKAPYKRIGILDAIKEHTGYDLYKKSEDEVREAAKALGLEVDETMGIGKMIDEIFGEKCEANYIQPTFIIDYPVEMSPLTKKHRSKEGLTERFELMVNGKELANAYTELNDPIDQRERFEDQLKLSEKGDDEAMFIDQDFLRALEYGMPPTSGIGIGIDRLAMFMTNNQSIQEVLFFPQMRPEKKQVELNDNEKAIFEILKKEKSMDLSELKSATGLSNKGWDKGIKGLSKLGLTKVTKTDDALIIEVTE, from the coding sequence ATGCAATTATCAGAACAAGAACTTGTAAGAAGAGAGAAATTAAACGCATTACGTAATCTAGGTATCGATCCTTATCCGGCTGCATTGTATCCGGTTGACTATACCTCGAAACAGATAAAGAGCAAGTTTGAAGAAGGTAAAAAGGTAATTATTGCAGGTAGATTAATGTCGAGAAGAATACAGGGTAAAGCTTCTTTTGCAGAACTGCAAGATACCGATGGTCGCATACAAGTCTATTTTAACAGAGATGAGATTTGTCCTGGTGAGGACAAACTCTTGTATAACGAAGTCTATAAAAAACTATTAGACATAGGTGATTTTATAGGTATCGAAGGAGAGCTTTTTACTACCCAGGTTGGTGAAAAGACTGTATTGGTTAAAAACTTTACACTATTAAGTAAATCCTTAAAACCTCTTCCTCTTCCTAAAACAGATAAAGAAGGAAATACTTTTGACGAATTTAATGATCCAGAGTTAAGATATCGTCAGCGTTATGCTGATCTGGTAGTGAATCCAAAAGTTAGAGATACGTTTATTAAACGCACACAGATTGTAAATACCATTCGTAATTTTTATAACGAAATGGGCTTTTTAGAGGTCGAGACTCCAATTCTTCAGCCTATCCCAGGAGGTGCAGCAGCACGTCCGTTTATAACGCATCACAATGCACTGGATATTCCTCTTTATCTTCGTGTTGCCAACGAGCTATATTTAAAACGCCTAATTGTCGGAGGATTTGATGGAGTATATGAGTTTGCAAAAGATTTTAGGAATGAAGGTATGGATCGTACTCACAATCCAGAATTTACCGTAATGGAAATGTATGCCGCTTATAAAGACTACCATTGGATGATGGATACGACTGAAAAGTTATTAGAAAAAGTAGCCATTGCACTTCACGGAACTCCCGAAGCACAATTTGGGGATAATGTCATTAACTATAAAGCACCTTATAAGCGTATTGGTATTCTTGATGCGATAAAAGAACATACCGGATATGACCTTTATAAAAAGAGCGAAGACGAAGTTCGTGAAGCAGCTAAGGCATTAGGTCTTGAAGTTGATGAAACTATGGGGATCGGAAAAATGATAGATGAAATTTTTGGAGAAAAATGTGAAGCCAATTATATCCAACCTACATTTATTATCGATTATCCCGTAGAGATGAGTCCGCTTACCAAAAAACACCGTTCTAAAGAAGGGCTTACAGAACGTTTTGAGCTTATGGTAAATGGTAAAGAACTGGCAAATGCCTATACAGAGCTTAATGATCCTATCGATCAACGCGAACGCTTTGAAGATCAACTTAAATTATCTGAAAAAGGTGATGACGAAGCAATGTTTATCGACCAGGACTTTTTACGTGCCCTGGAGTATGGTATGCCACCAACCTCGGGAATCGGAATAGGTATTGATCGATTGGCCATGTTTATGACTAATAATCAATCTATCCAGGAAGTACTATTTTTCCCGCAGATGCGTCCAGAGAAAAAACAAGTAGAGCTTAATGATAATGAAAAAGCCATCTTTGAGATTCTTAAAAAAGAAAAAAGTATGGATCTATCAGAACTTAAGAGTGCTACAGGCTTAAGTAATAAAGGTTGGGACAAGGGAATCAAAGGGCTTTCTAAATTAGGATTAACAAAAGTGACCAAGACCGATGATGCTCTAATTATAGAAGTCACCGAATAG
- a CDS encoding SPOR domain-containing protein, whose protein sequence is MPFITDEELQGFKDQIEKVEESKRAVDYACNKAVKDEKENSRKFKIATIILGIIALLGVAGTVYFMNFNTPENMVTKKKHKSEVTTRDTKIAELTETVKNLSMNQELESDSGGSGVGNGRSLQDELVYAVQIGAFESIDLSMYSENFVNFRQIKSGGFNKYALGNFETLNEAKKFRRELVRLGFRNAFIASYQNGERLQIEEAW, encoded by the coding sequence ATGCCTTTTATAACAGACGAAGAATTACAGGGTTTTAAAGATCAAATAGAAAAAGTCGAAGAATCTAAGCGTGCTGTGGATTATGCATGTAACAAAGCTGTAAAAGACGAAAAAGAAAACTCTCGAAAATTTAAGATCGCAACTATCATACTAGGTATCATTGCATTACTAGGTGTTGCAGGGACTGTGTATTTTATGAATTTTAATACTCCAGAAAATATGGTTACCAAGAAAAAGCATAAATCTGAGGTAACTACACGGGATACTAAAATCGCTGAGTTAACAGAAACGGTTAAAAACCTATCTATGAATCAGGAATTAGAATCAGATTCAGGTGGTAGCGGAGTAGGAAATGGTCGTTCCTTGCAAGATGAATTGGTATATGCTGTACAAATCGGAGCTTTTGAAAGTATAGATTTGTCTATGTATTCTGAGAATTTTGTGAATTTCAGACAAATTAAAAGTGGTGGATTTAATAAATATGCCTTAGGAAATTTTGAAACACTTAATGAAGCCAAAAAATTTCGTAGAGAATTGGTACGACTCGGGTTTAGAAATGCTTTTATCGCTTCATATCAAAACGGAGAACGACTACAGATTGAAGAAGCCTGGTAA
- a CDS encoding DUF6515 family protein, with protein sequence MKNVMKIVVPVVLFGFLMTSCATAVQVRPVRGVVVTKVHHPKIIVHKNVNYYRSAGVWYVKKNRAYKRVSVPAGVRVATLPRGYKTVKVRGVKYYRCKGVYYKRSGRKYVVVHV encoded by the coding sequence ATGAAAAATGTAATGAAAATAGTGGTGCCGGTTGTATTGTTTGGGTTTTTAATGACGTCTTGTGCTACTGCGGTACAAGTGCGTCCGGTACGAGGAGTTGTGGTTACCAAAGTACATCACCCTAAAATTATAGTGCATAAAAATGTAAACTATTATAGAAGCGCAGGTGTATGGTATGTAAAAAAGAATAGAGCTTATAAACGAGTTAGCGTTCCTGCCGGAGTACGGGTGGCTACCCTACCCAGAGGATATAAGACAGTAAAAGTAAGAGGTGTAAAATATTACAGATGTAAAGGAGTATACTACAAGAGATCAGGTAGAAAATATGTTGTAGTACATGTATAG
- a CDS encoding GDYXXLXY domain-containing protein → MKPIYFIVFIVLAVVQIGTPLKMIFDNEDILISGTAYKFKTRPIDPTDPFRGKYITLQFEMNSFKTSDSTYVYGDKVRVYIENDDEGFAKVVQISREPLDIGGDYVMAKVTNTYNDEIQFELPFDRFYMEETKAYDAEKAYRDVNRNNKKDDVYAVVYVKDGASVLEDVIIEGIPIQEYVE, encoded by the coding sequence ATGAAACCGATTTATTTTATAGTATTTATAGTCTTGGCAGTAGTACAAATTGGTACTCCGCTAAAGATGATTTTTGATAACGAGGATATCCTGATATCGGGTACTGCATATAAATTTAAAACCAGACCTATTGATCCTACAGATCCGTTTAGAGGGAAATATATTACACTTCAGTTTGAAATGAATTCTTTTAAAACATCAGATAGTACTTATGTATACGGAGATAAGGTACGAGTGTATATAGAAAATGATGATGAGGGCTTTGCAAAAGTTGTTCAGATAAGTAGAGAACCTCTTGATATTGGTGGTGATTATGTTATGGCCAAAGTAACGAATACGTATAATGATGAAATACAGTTTGAGCTACCATTTGATAGATTTTATATGGAAGAAACCAAAGCATACGATGCAGAAAAAGCCTATAGAGATGTAAATAGAAATAATAAAAAAGATGATGTCTATGCGGTGGTATATGTTAAAGATGGTGCATCGGTTTTAGAAGATGTAATTATCGAAGGGATACCGATACAGGAGTATGTAGAATGA
- a CDS encoding DUF2157 domain-containing protein: MSSKFNKELQTLVGDKIISPELADKIEQYYATKDVGKPNKLFMIFGIFGALLVGSGIILMLAHNWDDFSRLTKTILAFGPLLLGQIFAGFSILKNKSATWKEASGTFLFFAVGACMALVSQIYNIPGELGSFLLTWIVLCLPLVYLLRSHAVALLTILLSTYYAVEVGLWNYRNTETPWLYIAFIGAILPYYYTLITKNTASNTVTIFTWIFPASIAIALSAFIGRSEDLGFVMYITMFGLLYSIGKLPVFKELRTLRNGFLIIGSLGTIVSLMIFTFRWIWDELPETFNYDTQELYTAVVVSLLSITVLGYTVIRKGIRAVNLFQVAFVVFGLVYFLLPDTGILPVVLMNVLVFALGMSAIKIGADKVNFGILNYGLLIISILIICRFFDTGMSFVVRGILFVMVGAGFFLTNYIMLKKQQRIKK, translated from the coding sequence ATGAGTTCAAAATTTAATAAAGAGTTGCAAACACTGGTAGGAGATAAGATCATTTCTCCCGAGCTTGCAGATAAAATAGAGCAATACTATGCTACCAAAGATGTGGGAAAGCCTAATAAGCTGTTTATGATCTTTGGGATTTTTGGAGCGTTATTAGTCGGGTCGGGTATTATTTTAATGCTGGCACACAATTGGGATGATTTTTCGCGATTAACAAAAACAATTTTAGCATTTGGTCCTTTACTATTGGGTCAGATTTTTGCTGGTTTTTCTATACTAAAAAATAAAAGTGCCACCTGGAAAGAAGCATCAGGGACTTTTCTTTTTTTCGCAGTGGGTGCATGTATGGCATTGGTAAGTCAGATTTATAATATCCCGGGAGAATTAGGTTCTTTTTTACTTACCTGGATTGTACTTTGCTTACCATTGGTATACTTGTTACGATCGCATGCAGTTGCCTTGCTTACGATACTGCTAAGTACCTACTATGCGGTAGAAGTTGGGTTATGGAACTATAGAAATACAGAAACTCCCTGGTTGTATATTGCGTTTATAGGAGCAATACTACCGTATTACTACACCCTTATTACAAAAAATACGGCTAGCAATACAGTTACCATTTTTACCTGGATTTTTCCGGCAAGTATTGCAATTGCATTAAGTGCTTTTATAGGTCGTAGTGAAGATCTTGGTTTTGTGATGTACATCACCATGTTTGGACTCTTGTATTCTATAGGAAAACTTCCTGTATTTAAAGAGTTAAGAACACTTAGAAATGGTTTTTTGATCATTGGTTCGCTAGGGACTATAGTATCGCTGATGATTTTTACGTTTCGTTGGATATGGGACGAACTCCCAGAGACATTTAATTATGATACCCAGGAGCTCTATACAGCAGTAGTAGTATCCTTGTTAAGTATCACTGTTTTGGGGTATACTGTTATAAGAAAGGGAATACGAGCTGTTAATCTGTTTCAGGTAGCCTTTGTAGTCTTTGGGTTAGTATACTTCTTACTTCCCGATACAGGAATTTTACCTGTGGTATTAATGAATGTATTGGTATTTGCCCTGGGTATGTCTGCCATAAAAATTGGAGCAGATAAAGTTAACTTCGGGATCCTTAACTATGGATTATTGATTATTTCGATACTGATCATCTGTAGGTTTTTTGATACGGGAATGAGCTTTGTTGTTAGAGGGATTTTATTTGTGATGGTAGGAGCAGGGTTCTTTTTAACCAATTATATCATGCTGAAAAAACAACAGCGCATTAAGAAGTAG
- the yiaA gene encoding inner membrane protein YiaA, producing MNYKFSNDVSEDTVIENVEKKENKVYDQKPTPAFISASWSALFIGMISYCTGLWNAGMVLNEKGYYFTILLFGLFSAVSVQKSVRDRLEGIPVTDIYYGISWFTTLTSILLLIIGLWNADLELSEKGFYGMSFTLSLFAAIAVQKNTRDKKFIENSEE from the coding sequence ATGAATTACAAATTTAGTAACGATGTATCCGAGGATACCGTAATCGAAAATGTAGAAAAGAAAGAAAACAAAGTATATGATCAAAAGCCAACGCCGGCTTTTATATCAGCATCATGGTCTGCACTGTTTATAGGAATGATATCCTATTGCACTGGATTATGGAATGCAGGTATGGTACTTAACGAGAAAGGGTACTACTTTACGATCCTGCTATTTGGATTGTTCTCTGCAGTATCTGTGCAAAAAAGTGTTAGAGATAGGCTAGAGGGAATCCCGGTTACCGATATCTATTATGGGATTAGTTGGTTTACCACGCTTACCTCTATTTTGTTGCTGATTATCGGCTTATGGAATGCCGACCTGGAGCTTAGTGAAAAAGGGTTTTATGGGATGTCTTTTACCCTAAGTTTATTTGCTGCCATTGCAGTACAGAAGAATACCAGGGATAAAAAGTTTATCGAAAACAGTGAGGAGTAA